DNA from Aphis gossypii isolate Hap1 chromosome 3, ASM2018417v2, whole genome shotgun sequence:
ttttttttaattgtatgtttttataatagatggaaatattcaaaaaatgttaattattgaacttaatgttaaaaaacaaaaaattgaaaccaaAAATGTGACTACGCGTGTATCGGCAGTAGTCGCTACGCTCCTGGACGTCCTCGCTCCGCTCCGCAAATCGAAAATATTCCTCGACTAGCTCTGCAAAACCACCTCATGTAGGTCACAgagtaaaaactaaatgtaTTAAGGTATTTATAACTCTACCTTCCAACAAACGTAGGATAACAAAGTACACGTTATGCGTAAATGAGTAAAATCATCAACTTTGGTAAGATATAACTTCCAAAGTAATGATTATAGcgagaatttttaaattagacttTTGCATTCAGTGCTTTAAAACACACATTTTTGGGGGAAGgggaaatcaaaaaaatcgcAAAGGAACTAaactacatttatacataaattaatataatattaaattaacttacataGTTGGCTTCAAATTTAACAGTTTGCAAGTACccatcataattaataatagagaATTCTACAGTCCCCATAACTTGATTCATTGTGATttgtaaattagtattattttgataatcaaCAATCTTAAGTATGTGCCACTGTGTTTTGGTTACCAACTTTGAACTGTAGGTagcaataaaagaaaattgttgAGGTATGCCCAAgggaaatatatttctataaatataaataaaacaagattAACATTTCTGTATACCTACCTGTATActctatcaaaatattaaataatatttaaataagtataataaataataatattatctacctaCTTTATGGTTCATGgtatattattcgtattttgCATTGAAAACAGATACACCTAAAACGTAAGTGCGTAACCCAAACTTTtcactttttactttttacaatttcaaaaattccgCAAATTACATAAACATTGCTAATTTATATAAGCAAATAAACAGCATTACCTCCATGTAatcatgttaaatatttttatctgccCGCATAAATTTAATGGAAAAGAAcgatataggtaccttatacctacaattatttagtatacatatattattataatcaacaaaTTCAGAATTATCAGCGGaactattttcaattaataagtaaatacctTCATCTTCTTAGTAAAAATTCAAGTAAACAAGgttgttaaatgttaaactatatattattttcatctagtatagttatagatttaatgtttttatttttctgcaaAATATAACTCATCAGATAATCCTACTTCGTTTAaagattaattttgaattacaattttaattaattgtattgtataaaaaatatatacgggatatattttttaaacatgagACATTTAAGCGTCCCGAAAGCATTCGTCGGAACAAAGGGTCAGTCTTTTAAAACACAGAACTTTCCTGTAAAATACGAGACATCTggccaaattataattagtagcAATTTCTTTCTATAGTGTAACTATAGACTGTATAACTTATTATCTAAACTTAATAGTGTAATGCTAAGAGTTGCACTAATacgttcattaaatatttaatgagtcAATAGCACGCTATTGAatgaataaaaagttattcatCCGCACTGAATGTTCATTAAACGTTCAATAGCGTTATTAAGTCAATTAAACTATTGGTTACCAGTTAATTAAACCAGCAATGATCCGCGATTTcggtttattaaatttcagtcagtcattaaaattaagtcaCTCTGCGCTTTTACCTattcaaatttgatattaaaacggCTGTAGAGTTATAGTTGCCATCGCTTATCTTGTAATATACTCAAATTTCAACAGAAACTTTATTGGTACCATGctaaaaaccaatacattttcattcgATTGTTTATGCACCCAATagacatgtattataatggtttaaatttaaagaatgaTTTTATACAACCCGATATTAACAcatacctatacagtatacatacatataactatataagtatataactataaattataaaactatatataagtaccaaTGTCCTATGTTATTACTTAGAAGTTAATACacgcattataatttataatacagtatactgTCAACCCTATGGCCTATACAGTAgttaaaataggtaggtaggtagttgATAACTGTATCACATACGACATACCTTGTGGGCATAATTATCCGTGCTGTTTTTTCCACCCTATAAGCGGTCTGAAAGCGGTTAGATCCTGTCACTTTGATTATGTTTTTTCTGTATATTTCTTCTGCCGAATCCAATCCGAATTTTCTAATGAAATCTATTATTTGTAGATCGTCCTCGCCAGGCCGGAAGTCTCCGCATGGCACTTGCATCGATGCTTGGTCTTTAACGGGCTTACTGGTGCCGCCCTCATCATAATCTGCACAACACATTATCGTTTATATGGCGCGTACgtccataataaataatttttaatagggaaatattatgtaaatgacGATTTTAACAGATGTATGCACATGTTTATAGCATTATCTGTATTGATCAATGGCGTTTACTGCATAAAGGATATATATCTCAATgtctgtatttgtttttagaaaattacgtTTTAAATTACGCTTACCGCACTAACCGTTGGTTGAAGTAGGCAAGTCTCAACACGGTAGTTGAGATTGGGCAAAActtttatatcattgaatactattttttttttcatttcaattatgtagttaaaaatttagtatgaTCAggaaaaaacatacaatttctGTAATAGGTTCCACGTTGCCTTAGCTTCGGactatactacaatatactaaatatacttaatcggctaaacattttgatctaaataagcataatatcaaaaaatgaaatacaaattacaataattttccgagactttttatgatattatcatttatcaatcatcaatatttacaagtaccgttgtacctacatttttacttaGCTGCTATTCACTCTTCACGCTCTAGCTACTTGAACAGAttctttattcaaaataaaaaaaatctttttataactaaacttCCCGTTAACTTATTAGGCTTGGACActtcaacaataaatataaataggtaacataaaataaaaattttaaatgaggcTAATCTCTCATGGTGACCCTGGTCTCTCTTACTTAACGGTAGGGCAGTGGCTTGAGGTTAGATCAAGCTGAGTAAACGGTACGTCGTACGTGCCCTGCCAAAGTGCCAAAAAggaagaaataaaaactaacatttattatgttaaatacaatataatgtgtttaatattttaaagttacagctacatatttgttaattcttattagttatttgagtatttaatttatttatttattaggtttcttcgaaagaaattaaattttctttttcgttAACGACATTTCTTTACGAAATCATTCGTGTTTAGATTGCCTTGCCTGTATCGTTATTATAGGAATGATCTGTTACAACAAAAGGAATCAGGGGATATCCATGTTCTTAATATGAAACGTTGTGCCGAACGcttatcgatatttttaaaacctaatttcaatattttgccGTTGCCCGTTgcatatcaaattatttcattattaatacactAATTAAGTTACAAATTTTGGActgtaattttaatcaataaaacacctttttttaagttttaactttaaattttattttagtgcttgtccaatataaaatatcaccgCGCACGCCAATGAGGTATGAACTAGCTAGGAACCTGGGTAAAGTACTTAAATAGGAacctatacttaataaatcgATTACAACAcacaaactaaattaaattgggTCCATAAGACCTTTATCATTAGGTAATCTTactttaaaaaccattttttttatttattcaacactttataatataggtactttatattGCATTAGgctttataaaagtttaaacgcTTTAATgcttcatttataaaataggtagttataactgtaaaaaatacaGGTATTTACCTAAATAATCAGTAGGACGTTCGGAATGTGCTTGAGGTTTATTATCTGTaaccaaaaaaattacactcgtgtacttaataaatatagcttattttaaaataaatatccattTTTTATAGCCTTATAGCGATAACTGATTGGCTATGGATgttcaaatacattatactatttaggtataatatattatatacatacaattagcATTGCAACCGTTTCTCTAAAAAGTGATTAGGCCTAGTCGTAGATAGATATACGAAGTACATACTTGCTGAAACATTTATTCTAGTTGGAAAGATAATCATtgcaattaaaacaatttgtgtCCATCTTaagtaatttctaaaaaaaaaataataataataataataaaaaattaacaaacctacacaaatatattttaagtcataaaacatacataaaataaacccAACTAACgatcttaaaatatgtaatatttacgaGTTCCGTTAAAAGCGTGACATCTTGATAGGTTTATTACTTTCGACAAATATCCAGAGAACGACGTGTTAAATTTAGAAGGATTAGAAAACTTCGTTCTTGtgccaaatatattatgttagataaataattccagtttaaaaacacaaactattgaattaaaatattatattttaatttcgtatttttgtcacactatattttttttttttttttttaattttataaaatcaaataaatataaggataaatatacttaaaattagtattaagtaggtatatcacTTTActctaaaacaatataatatgatcctTATAGGCgtgaatatgaataaaaaattgaggagctagaaatatcaattaacataattaattatacttatgagttatgagaCTAAGGAAATGTTTGGGGGCTTCAGGAATTTTTATCCTCCCCTCACTTAATTTATGTCTatgctaattatattatcttgattaaaattatttcattcaaatttgtaaaacTGAATCTAATcagagaatttaaaattttatgtaatttgaaaaaatcatagtttgattataaacaaatataagtatttagattttaggtACCtctagaaaatattgtaaatctcTATAGACATATAGACAatacagataatattcttGTCTTGTGAttgataataggtcaattcactttaatattaaattctaatatacaaaattggaACTGCTGAACGTATCTTTTGATATACTTTATGGTAAGTCGAAGACAACACATGTGTGTATAGtttctttttatacttttatacaatgctattttttttttttttttacattttttttctagtcaAGTTCTATTGAACATAAGTTACCTACATGTTATAGTTGTAAtttagatgattttttttcaaattgacaggtaattttaataactacaataaCAATGAAAACTATCCAAGTCATAAGCTTTTTAAAACAActgtacatttttgaataaactgATTTtagctaattttaatttaatgaaaagaaagtaatgatttataattaatttatcatactatTTTAGCTTTGAACTCATATACTTCTATAtgaaactgtaaatatttttgtaaagttAATCTAATTATaccttagaaaaaaataacatgtataaaaaatctgtaatattttttactataaaattatgcacTACAATAAACCTGTAAGTTAATTtgaaatgcatataataatgtaaattattttatttaaaccacaatatttacataatacagcttcattattctttattataacCACTGTCCAAGGacaatgtaatttgatattttacatttcatcTTAAaagagtatattaatttttatctgtacTGTAACCagcaatttttattacataaatactaaaaattatattttttatcgttaatgAATCctatatactaattttttttaataacaaaaagcatattttttaattaatacaaaaatcctTAAAAACCAATTCAGTATTTTAGAGTATTagttttcataacattttttttttatatattcatattatatattagttaatcaATAGGTACTCAAAAACTGttacttcaatatttaaaattaaagtaatttaaattaaagactTACCCCTTTATGTACATCATCATCTTATGagattaatatgataaaaaatactaaactttagtatgttttatgtacattaatattagaaGATAAAAAACATCAGAATAAACCCGTCAGTGGCTTAACTATAACTGTGGGATAATTTAAGTGAATCGAGACATCATCAGGTTACTTAGTAGAAAAAAGTGGGGAtagaatgtttttaattatattgaatccttttaatatacttttttattattattagtgtattttatatatacaaatgtatacacaGACActgttacatatattatatatatattaagaatttatttataagtatatacacatagtatgattatagtataagttttaaaatagatttataaatacatactaagAAACATTtagtaaactatattttaatacataaagtatttaaaaattttagtgtacaatttttaaaaactataattgtaGCTATCCTCAAAGATAAGCaaaaaacaagttaaaaatgtatgattgcattgtgttaaattaaacaaaacaattgtatacattagaacaattatatacattaagtttaaaatctttaaacataaatgaaatatataaattgatgtattctttttttttttttttttgatggattattttggattttacaagttgtatttaaaaatatagtaataattagaaagaaaacacaaataaattgctatatattatatttagttaaattattttattattattattttttaatataaattaaaacccggtgtttgaaagaaaaaagactttttttattaaatcaatgtgAGTTAATCAAGAGGTTCTACATTTATCGGACGTGACGATGATGGACGTGGTTCTCCATCATGATCACAGTCGCCCATCAATGTACTGATCAAATTacctgaaaattaataatgaaatttgtattaatgtatgaagtttttatttaagtataataatgtttttttcattattatcattattttcaagtaaacatagcttttttttattaggggtcgatagttaaatacatttttccaaCATAGTTTCATGCACAAATATTGTCCATCAATCAGATAGTAAGTCATTGACTTTTTGTTGCAAGTGTAGTGATCAAAACGGTAAATAAATACCTCCtgggtaatttaaatttgaagtaaacatttttggcagttattatagttttattgcaattaaagtttaataaaattacttctaTATGTCAATTATAAACATCTCCttagtgcattttttttttttttttttacctaatttgaacattttgataaaataagaaatacaaAGAGAAATTATACcactaacaatttttgttacaAAGAGATAAcagatgttaataataataatgtaatatttttaaaaggacATCTCACTAACATATGTTGTCCCAGTTTTAACTTacaacatagcaaattttcaTCCAGCAGAAACCATTGTAtgccattttaatattattttattttaaaattagagccaatttatctattatcaaatttaaaggtgATAattagggctcggattttaaagcatatgtttttttttgtgtgtgtatgatatagaaatctaatttttatgcataaatttgtttcacgtcattctgattccaaataagCCAATTCATTTTTGCTTTTTCATGTAAAtactcttttttattttttcaattattccagCTGTagaagttttatatatttattatgctatagtaaccaaaaaaaaaattgaatttataaaaaaatgtaaaaacccaaAATACAGACTAAATGGTTGTAttggattaatattattttcgttatcggtttgattattaaatttattaaaggtATAGATTATCAACCTGCAGACAGCCTACAAGGATATAGCTTCAGTTGGACAATagtcagtttcactactgcaaatctatgaaaatgtatggtaactacaattaatttttcctactgagttttataactagttcatttaatttttggccatgctttttttttgcttttttaaaattaaatatacttcctttattgctttattaaaacaattatgtgctttttttgttatttgctATGCTTTAAAACCCAAGTActagtgataatattatctagggTACCTCATagacttttattgatattttaattgttaagtgaattataattatataaaatattaaaactttaaaattcttgTAACtcactgaaaatattaataaaagactATGAGATGCCTTAGATAATACTATcacctttaagtttgataataggtagtacatttactctaatattaaagctaacagcACAAAAATTTGCTATGCTGTATGAACATAAGACGGAGTATGGAGACAACATGTCATGCAGGTGTCCTCTTAAAagaaagtaaatttataaactgatttattaaatgtaaaatgaattCTAAAGAATAAAGATAAGTTTTAATAGTAACACTcctattgataaaatttcgGGTGATTTGacaatatgcatatattaaacaaatttcttTAGAAGGTTGTATAAACAATCATTAATGATCTAATGATCCACTAACCATGATTTAAAcgtaaaactaattaaattacaagtaATCAATGGgactgtatataatttttatacatagtttaactcatacatataattttggttAAATGTATAAGAATACTAGACTTTTGTTGATCAAGTGTGATCCGTGGGAGACTTTTCCCcattgacaaaatattataattatttataataaaatcattattgacTTATTACACTATTAACACGTTGACTGCGTATGTCTTTTTGCAATTTTCATACAGTGCGTATACCACTTTTCTAAGAATAACATAAGAATTTTATCCTATTTGGTCAAACGTTCAAACCGcagataaatacatattttaaaacacacgTTTAACAacgctaaataataataaaacaacattcaGCAACgcgtagaaaataataaaccatttactttaaatatatattggacGCCAAATGGCGTCAAACACGTTGCTGAATGATCCTCATGACGCCCGATTGGCGTCAGTACGCAGTCAACATGTTAAGTCTTTGTTGGTAGTtactaatatacaattttttaatacaaccaaatttttattaaaacaacaaacataatcttagaaataaaagtatccgaatatctataatataataaagccaATAATTCAACTACACTTGGTCTGAATTCATCCATACTATTGAgtctttatagtattatacattattctaAAAGCTAAaagaaagttttaatttacaacaaaaattaaatcaacctacttgaaacagaatatttataaaaattagatttagagaaataactaagtaaaattaattaatacttaaaatataaaatgataagtaaaatatttttaatgatactagaaaaatactactaaaaataaacctaCCTAAAAATCCATTTTGTTGTCTAGGTCTCCTTTCAAATGGCTTGACATGGAAGAAAAGTTGCCCAATTTTATCCAAATATTCAGTGTAGCTCGGATCTCTGGTCAAAGATGATTGATATTGCTCACAAAGtacaatataagttttaagttttccactaaatataaattataatgcatataaatattcaagtaattagttaataacctattataaaataaatagccaGTTACTTACccatctaatatttttagtaaataacaaatgaaaTTGAGTAATGGCAAAATGTATGGGGGTTCATCATTTATAGCAGGATGTAACTTAGTATAAGATTGAAATGTCGACTGTGCCATTGATATGTTCCGCATACACAAccctctaaaataaaaaaatataaacatctgtatttatttttcataggtttttttaaaatacatactgcAGTACAGcttgtgtaataaataaatcaacttCATATTTTAGTCCTCGTGTTTTATGCATTTCTACCAACATAGCTGCGAATGCTAAACCATCTGTTGATCTCAAATAATGATGTTGAGCTAACGCAAAGTTAGCctctaaatttatataaatttcatattttaattgtttaaaaataatagtataatactgtatCAAAGGTATTAAAGTATGACCAACTACCTGACCAATAGATATATCCTATACGTTTATGTAAACCTGGATGTCCCATTGAGTATTCTGGACAATGTTCAATTGTCCATTGTATAATTGGATTCAACATGGAATCTCGTTCTGCAGATAGTGATGGGCCAAACttactaaatatacttaataaaaaaaacaatttaagcaCATATGTTTCAAAAAGTGTTTGTATTGACTTACTCTCTTATGaaatcaaacatattttcagAAGGAATGATGTGCTGTGTTGACAAGGATTTTGCAAATAGTTGTGCTAAATCAGTAGCAATGcttatctaaaatatgtaagtatgtaaatatgtaagtgAGTtttgttatatcattatattataataattacttgatTATTATCGTACAGGACGATAATTCCTTCTTGTAATGTCATAATGgcagcatttttattttgcatgctTATATATctgcaagtatataataatacaaccgGCCATGGTATTATAAAAAGAGGAGACAGCCAATATACAGATAGATATTTAAAGCACCATTTTGAAAcagtaatcaatattattattattattattttgtcgtgACATACCTGGAATAGAGCGACTTGTACAATTGATGAGCCATGTAGAAGTTCTCATCCCTGATCGCGTTGTTCAAAGTCCTACGAACGCGATTGACTATGCTATTTGGATCCGATCTGACCATCATTTTGTGTGTTCGTGATTGTATGTGCCAGGCGCGTATAAGTAAGTATAAC
Protein-coding regions in this window:
- the LOC114121226 gene encoding Golgi to ER traffic protein 4 homolog; translation: MMVRSDPNSIVNRVRRTLNNAIRDENFYMAHQLYKSLYSRYISMQNKNAAIMTLQEGIIVLYDNNQISIATDLAQLFAKSLSTQHIIPSENMFDFIRDIFSKFGPSLSAERDSMLNPIIQWTIEHCPEYSMGHPGLHKRIGYIYWSEANFALAQHHYLRSTDGLAFAAMLVEMHKTRGLKYEVDLFITQAVLQGLCMRNISMAQSTFQSYTKLHPAINDEPPYILPLLNFICYLLKILDGGKLKTYIVLCEQYQSSLTRDPSYTEYLDKIGQLFFHVKPFERRPRQQNGFLGNLISTLMGDCDHDGEPRPSSSRPINVEPLD